A genomic region of Devosia ginsengisoli contains the following coding sequences:
- a CDS encoding glycosyltransferase, with product MKRIALVTIGTQGDVQPYLALAIALKERGYSVVLGASEEFQGMVEGYGIEFHTLGPSIQSFLTQQRFENAMSQSMLINGPSLLRQGQQIVDTAARHAWHMCQGADMLILNMNTSFGIDIAEAMNIPAIMVALQPLNSTSEFPLCIYYGADFGPAFNKLTYTAMTVQQIYYNLPRNKLRRELMGLDARKKGGFFRNTDGTSLTTLYAYSPVVSPRPRDWPKSALVTGYWQLHDRTDWQPSAEFQQFLSEGEAPVYIGFGSMPFGAERNTKILKEAVSMWGGRAVVARGWGGINPQDLPDTIFAIEKAPHDKLFKYVSAVVHHGGAGTTSAGLHLGRPTFVVPQTVDQPYWGRRVYELGCGPKPVRLRKLTSEILAGALADLSTNEDYRRNAADVAEKLHGEDGAEKAIKVIERVMNNYVPRMPKAKKVRKAKKPALKLVG from the coding sequence TTGAAGCGGATTGCCCTTGTCACGATCGGCACGCAAGGCGACGTTCAACCCTATCTGGCCCTTGCGATTGCGCTCAAGGAGCGCGGCTATTCGGTTGTCCTGGGGGCTTCCGAAGAGTTCCAGGGCATGGTGGAAGGCTATGGAATCGAGTTCCATACGCTGGGTCCGTCGATCCAGTCTTTCCTGACGCAGCAGCGATTCGAAAATGCGATGAGCCAGTCCATGCTCATCAACGGCCCGAGCCTGTTGCGGCAGGGCCAGCAGATCGTGGATACGGCAGCGCGCCACGCCTGGCATATGTGCCAGGGCGCGGACATGCTGATCCTCAACATGAATACCAGCTTCGGCATCGACATTGCCGAGGCGATGAACATTCCGGCCATCATGGTGGCCTTGCAGCCGCTGAATTCGACCAGCGAATTCCCACTCTGCATCTATTACGGCGCCGATTTCGGGCCGGCCTTCAACAAGCTGACCTATACGGCGATGACCGTGCAGCAGATCTACTACAACCTGCCGCGCAACAAGCTGCGCCGTGAGTTGATGGGGCTGGATGCGCGCAAGAAGGGCGGCTTCTTCCGCAATACGGACGGCACATCGCTGACCACGCTCTACGCCTATTCGCCGGTGGTATCGCCGCGCCCGCGCGACTGGCCGAAAAGCGCGCTGGTGACCGGCTATTGGCAATTGCATGACCGGACCGACTGGCAGCCGTCAGCCGAGTTCCAGCAATTCCTCTCCGAGGGCGAGGCGCCGGTTTATATCGGGTTTGGCTCGATGCCGTTCGGGGCGGAGCGCAATACCAAGATTCTCAAGGAGGCCGTGTCGATGTGGGGCGGCCGCGCCGTGGTGGCCCGTGGCTGGGGCGGCATCAATCCGCAGGACCTGCCCGACACGATCTTCGCCATCGAGAAGGCGCCGCACGACAAGCTGTTCAAATATGTCTCGGCCGTGGTGCATCATGGCGGGGCGGGCACGACCTCGGCGGGGCTGCATCTGGGGCGGCCGACATTCGTGGTGCCGCAGACGGTGGACCAGCCCTATTGGGGCCGCCGCGTCTATGAGCTGGGCTGCGGACCCAAGCCGGTGCGGCTGCGCAAGCTGACCTCGGAAATCCTGGCCGGGGCACTGGCCGACCTTTCCACCAACGAAGATTATCGCCGCAATGCCGCCGATGTGGCCGAGAAGCTGCATGGCGAGGATGGGGCGGAAAAGGCCATCAAGGTGATCGAGCGGGTGATGAACAATTACGTGCCCCGCATGCCCAAGGCGAAGAAAGTGCGGAAGGCGAAGAAGCCGGCGCTGAAGCTGGTGGGGTGA
- a CDS encoding LL-diaminopimelate aminotransferase → MSADFHKIRRLPPYVFAHIDPLKAKARAEGVDVIDLGMGNPDMPTPQHIVEKLQETVKDGRTHRYSTSRGIPGLRKAQASYYGRRFGVKLNPDTQVVATLGSKEGFANMASAITAPGDVVLVPNPTYPIHSFGFIMSGGVVRSMPADPNEDFMRSLDRAVRHSIPKPIALVLNYPANPTAYTASLDFYTEVVKYCREHDIFILSDLAYSEIYFDEKDPPPSVLQVPGAMDITVEFTSMSKTYSMPGWRVGFAVGNERLIAALARVKSYLDYGAFTPIQVAAAAALNGSDDVIDEVRKVYKHRRDVMVESFARSGWDIPVPKATMFAWAPIPAQFAHMGSLEFAKLLIKETGVGVAPGVGFGEYGDQYIRLAFVENEQRIRQAARNIKKLLGSKSGAGNVVPLVG, encoded by the coding sequence ATGAGCGCCGACTTCCACAAAATCCGTCGTCTTCCCCCTTACGTCTTCGCCCATATCGATCCGCTCAAGGCCAAGGCCCGCGCCGAAGGCGTCGACGTGATCGATCTGGGCATGGGCAATCCCGACATGCCCACCCCGCAGCATATCGTTGAAAAGCTGCAGGAAACGGTCAAGGACGGCCGCACCCACCGCTATTCCACCTCGCGCGGCATTCCCGGCCTGCGCAAGGCCCAGGCCAGCTATTACGGCCGCCGCTTCGGCGTGAAGCTCAATCCTGATACCCAGGTCGTGGCCACTTTGGGCTCCAAGGAAGGCTTCGCCAATATGGCCTCGGCCATCACCGCCCCCGGCGATGTGGTGCTGGTGCCCAACCCGACCTATCCCATCCATTCCTTCGGCTTCATCATGAGTGGCGGCGTCGTCCGCTCCATGCCCGCCGATCCGAATGAAGATTTCATGCGCTCGCTCGATCGCGCCGTGCGACACTCGATCCCCAAGCCCATCGCGCTGGTGCTGAACTATCCGGCCAACCCCACGGCCTATACCGCCAGCCTCGATTTCTACACCGAGGTGGTCAAGTACTGCCGCGAGCACGACATCTTCATCCTCTCCGATCTCGCCTATTCCGAGATTTATTTCGACGAGAAGGACCCGCCGCCCTCCGTGCTGCAGGTCCCCGGCGCCATGGACATAACGGTGGAATTCACCTCCATGTCCAAGACCTATTCCATGCCCGGCTGGCGCGTCGGCTTCGCCGTCGGCAATGAGCGCCTGATCGCGGCCCTCGCCCGCGTCAAATCCTACCTCGATTACGGTGCCTTCACCCCCATCCAGGTTGCCGCCGCCGCCGCCCTCAACGGCAGCGACGATGTCATCGACGAAGTGCGCAAGGTCTACAAGCACCGCCGCGACGTCATGGTCGAGAGCTTCGCCCGCTCCGGCTGGGACATTCCGGTCCCGAAAGCCACGATGTTCGCCTGGGCCCCGATCCCGGCCCAGTTCGCCCATATGGGCTCGCTCGAATTCGCCAAGCTCCTGATCAAGGAAACCGGCGTCGGCGTCGCCCCCGGCGTCGGCTTCGGCGAATATGGTGACCAGTATATCCGCCTCGCCTTCGTCGAAAACGAACAGCGCATCCGCCAGGCCGCCCGCAACATCAAGAAGCTGCTGGGCTCCAAGAGCGGGGCAGGGAACGTGGTACCGCTCGTCGGGTAG
- a CDS encoding lyase family protein has product MTTKTLLASLALATALTGWSASPLMAQDPRDDFDWLDRMNRASAVMLADQGVITPEQAKTIADTIEQVYALSSEPGFSRSGYHLGLEPLMIEIGGVDISRLHTGRSTIDMGRSGLRLRERDLLLSTYEQLINTRQALLDYAAKYPNAIVPGYTLGVQAQPISLGHYLTAYAGAFERHADYIEQTYDVVNYSPMGSAAMGTSSYPIDRQQLSDLLGFTAPIRNSFDSVHLATLESAMHIVGVTSAIAMTSSQLSSDLENQFRMVKPWFTFPYDLDGGSSIMPQKQNPGGVNSTRTGASDVVGIGAAYMFDSIKSASGDTDMIGEEPIEALTATTGVLKRIEDMFEVFEFHEDRALDVVLGDYATATELANTLQREANIPFREAHHIAALVVNFGRTNDLRPIDITYEDFKAVYAEAAEELQLPAELALGEESFLAALKPQNMVEKSQGFGGPQSSEVASMIEEMNSTVASDKAWLEQQQSALAEADAKLDEAFAALLK; this is encoded by the coding sequence ATGACTACCAAAACTCTGCTCGCATCGCTGGCCCTGGCGACGGCCCTGACCGGCTGGAGTGCGTCGCCGCTGATGGCACAAGACCCGCGCGACGACTTCGACTGGCTCGATCGCATGAACCGGGCATCGGCCGTCATGTTGGCGGATCAGGGCGTTATCACGCCGGAGCAGGCGAAAACCATCGCCGACACAATCGAGCAGGTCTACGCGTTGTCGTCGGAGCCGGGCTTCTCCCGGTCTGGATACCATCTGGGCCTGGAGCCCTTGATGATCGAGATCGGTGGCGTCGATATATCCAGGCTTCACACCGGCCGCAGCACCATCGACATGGGGAGGAGCGGCCTGCGACTGCGTGAGCGGGACCTCTTGCTGTCGACATACGAACAGCTGATCAACACCCGTCAGGCTCTGCTCGACTATGCCGCGAAATATCCGAACGCCATCGTGCCCGGTTATACGCTCGGGGTGCAGGCGCAACCCATCTCGCTGGGACACTACCTCACCGCCTATGCCGGCGCATTTGAACGTCACGCCGACTATATCGAGCAGACCTATGACGTGGTCAACTATTCACCCATGGGGTCGGCAGCCATGGGGACGTCCAGCTATCCAATCGACCGCCAGCAACTGTCCGACCTCCTTGGCTTCACCGCACCGATCCGCAATTCGTTCGACTCGGTGCATCTGGCCACGCTGGAATCGGCCATGCATATTGTCGGCGTCACCTCGGCTATCGCCATGACGTCGAGCCAATTGTCCTCGGACCTGGAAAACCAGTTCCGCATGGTAAAGCCGTGGTTCACCTTCCCCTACGACCTGGACGGCGGCAGCAGCATCATGCCGCAAAAGCAAAATCCGGGTGGCGTCAACAGCACCCGCACCGGAGCCAGCGATGTGGTGGGAATTGGCGCCGCCTATATGTTCGACTCCATCAAGTCAGCGAGTGGCGACACCGACATGATCGGCGAGGAACCGATCGAGGCGCTGACGGCAACAACAGGGGTTCTCAAGCGCATAGAGGACATGTTCGAGGTTTTCGAGTTTCACGAAGATCGCGCGCTGGACGTTGTCCTTGGCGACTACGCTACGGCGACTGAGCTGGCCAATACCCTCCAGCGTGAAGCAAATATCCCCTTCCGGGAAGCTCATCACATCGCAGCCCTGGTCGTGAATTTCGGTCGAACCAACGATCTTCGCCCGATCGACATCACCTATGAAGACTTCAAGGCTGTCTATGCCGAAGCAGCCGAGGAATTGCAGTTGCCAGCTGAGCTGGCGCTGGGTGAGGAGAGCTTCCTGGCAGCCCTCAAGCCTCAGAACATGGTGGAGAAGAGCCAGGGTTTCGGCGGACCGCAATCCAGCGAAGTTGCCAGCATGATTGAGGAAATGAACAGTACCGTCGCGTCCGACAAGGCGTGGCTGGAACAGCAGCAGAGCGCGCTTGCAGAAGCCGATGCCAAGCTCGACGAAGCCTTCGCCGCACTCTTGAAATAG
- a CDS encoding iron-siderophore ABC transporter substrate-binding protein, whose translation MPKLLHTILVAIPLAFTTPAAFARAFPVSVDHAYGTTTIQAAPQRVVTWGWGTQDAVLALGVVPVGIPSMTYGGDGEGLLAWTRAAIEQSGQPMPEILGDGAGTPNFEAIAALDPDVIIAVYSGITEAEYARLSQIAPTVVFPEIRWTASWQDVVRLTGEALGKPGEAAQLIADTEQFIADEVAKYPAIAGKTVINFVDSGEGSISIRKAIDPRTKLLLSFGLLPAPELDNSDPAAFNYLLSYENLASLDADILVAFMDSSEAFFAQPFAARAPQVEKGALVLVDGASTTMAVGGAVTPLSLRWALPDLVSAVGAAAEAAEKP comes from the coding sequence ATGCCCAAGCTCCTCCACACAATCCTGGTCGCCATTCCTCTGGCCTTCACAACCCCTGCCGCTTTCGCCCGGGCCTTCCCTGTCAGCGTGGACCATGCCTATGGCACCACCACCATCCAGGCCGCGCCGCAGCGTGTCGTCACCTGGGGCTGGGGTACGCAGGATGCGGTGCTGGCCCTGGGCGTCGTGCCCGTCGGCATCCCGTCGATGACCTATGGCGGCGACGGCGAGGGCCTGCTGGCCTGGACCCGCGCGGCGATCGAACAGAGCGGCCAGCCCATGCCGGAAATTCTCGGCGATGGCGCCGGCACCCCGAATTTCGAAGCCATCGCCGCGCTCGACCCCGATGTCATCATCGCCGTCTATTCCGGCATCACCGAAGCCGAATATGCCCGCCTGAGCCAGATCGCCCCCACTGTCGTCTTCCCCGAAATCCGTTGGACCGCCAGTTGGCAGGACGTGGTCCGCCTGACCGGTGAAGCCCTCGGCAAGCCCGGCGAAGCCGCCCAGCTCATCGCCGACACCGAGCAGTTCATCGCCGACGAGGTCGCCAAATACCCCGCCATTGCCGGCAAGACCGTCATCAACTTCGTCGATAGCGGCGAAGGCTCCATCTCCATCCGCAAGGCCATCGACCCGCGCACCAAGCTGCTGCTGTCCTTCGGCCTGCTGCCCGCCCCCGAACTCGACAACAGCGATCCCGCTGCCTTCAACTACCTGCTGAGCTACGAAAACCTCGCCTCGCTCGATGCCGATATTCTCGTCGCCTTCATGGACAGTTCCGAAGCGTTCTTCGCCCAGCCCTTCGCTGCCCGCGCGCCGCAGGTCGAAAAGGGCGCTCTCGTCTTGGTCGATGGTGCCTCCACCACTATGGCCGTGGGCGGTGCGGTCACGCCGCTGTCCCTGCGCTGGGCCTTGCCCGATCTGGTCTCCGCCGTCGGCGCCGCTGCCGAAGCCGCCGAAAAGCCCTGA
- a CDS encoding ABC transporter substrate-binding protein: MNHLVRSAMAAAILATAGFATAAQAQTFPVTIAHAFGETTIPAKPQRIVTWGWASQDAVLALGEVPVGIPYFAYGGDENGALGWDKDAVAALGGTFPTILPAGNDVPIEAVAALQPDLIIAVYSGLTEDEYNTLSGIAPVVAYPELPWSTAWQEVITTSGKAIGKGAEAEALVAELEQFMADETAKYPEVQGATFAGIAEYNGEVAVYAGLDPRMSFLEDLGMVLAPSVTELAQGESFFYSLSFETFDRLTSDILISYFETPETDAAFFANSLVALQPQVKSGAVAHVVGAELINSVSPPTALSIRWGFPQYIKLIADAAKAAGK, encoded by the coding sequence ATGAATCATCTCGTCAGATCCGCCATGGCCGCCGCCATCCTGGCAACAGCCGGCTTTGCCACCGCCGCGCAGGCGCAGACCTTCCCCGTCACCATCGCTCACGCCTTCGGCGAAACCACCATTCCCGCCAAGCCGCAGCGCATCGTCACCTGGGGCTGGGCCAGCCAGGATGCCGTGCTGGCGCTGGGCGAAGTCCCGGTCGGCATTCCGTACTTCGCCTATGGCGGCGACGAAAACGGCGCCCTGGGCTGGGACAAGGATGCCGTGGCCGCGCTGGGCGGCACATTCCCCACCATCCTGCCGGCGGGCAATGACGTCCCGATAGAAGCCGTCGCCGCCCTCCAGCCCGATCTCATCATCGCCGTCTATTCCGGCCTGACCGAGGACGAATACAATACCCTCAGCGGCATCGCCCCCGTCGTCGCCTATCCCGAACTGCCCTGGAGCACCGCCTGGCAGGAGGTCATCACCACCTCGGGCAAGGCCATCGGCAAGGGTGCCGAAGCCGAAGCCCTCGTCGCCGAACTCGAACAGTTCATGGCCGACGAAACCGCAAAATATCCCGAAGTGCAGGGTGCCACCTTCGCCGGCATTGCCGAATATAATGGCGAAGTCGCCGTCTATGCCGGGCTCGATCCGCGCATGAGCTTCCTCGAAGATCTCGGCATGGTCCTCGCCCCCAGCGTCACCGAACTGGCCCAGGGCGAAAGCTTCTTCTATTCGCTGAGCTTCGAAACCTTCGACCGCCTCACCAGCGACATCCTGATCTCCTATTTCGAGACCCCCGAAACCGACGCCGCCTTCTTCGCCAATTCCCTCGTCGCCCTGCAGCCTCAGGTCAAATCCGGCGCCGTCGCCCATGTCGTGGGCGCCGAACTGATCAATTCAGTCTCCCCGCCCACCGCGCTCTCGATCAGGTGGGGCTTTCCCCAATACATCAAGCTGATCGCCGACGCGGCGAAGGCGGCCGGGAAGTAG
- a CDS encoding homoserine dehydrogenase: MQDFGDGETQTPLRVGVAGLGNVGATLVRILQKDAADLTRKLGRQLVVTAVAARSRSRDRGIDISGLDWFDDPVALAKSDGIDLFVELIGGEDGPAFAAVKAALEIGRPVVTANKALLAKHGVTLARLAEESGAQLGFEAAVAGGIPVIKTLREGLGSARIAKVFGIMNGTCNYILTRMGNEDISFADCLKDAQALGYAEADPTFDVEGFDTAHKLSILATLCFGYEIAPNEIRVEGISRITQHDIKVAAELGYKIKLLGIAQRTDQGIEQRVHPTFVPKGSAIAGVDGVMNAVALETDHVHELLLAGPGAGGPPTASSVLSDILDIARGTRVPPLGVPSHELLPYKQAPNRAHDGGYYIRLNAKDVPGALAAISTRMGERGISIDSVIQRSDLGAKAVAPDGSPTRTVVMITQQTLESSVRESLAQIAADGFIVGEPQLIRIETL; the protein is encoded by the coding sequence ATGCAGGATTTCGGCGATGGCGAAACCCAGACGCCCCTGCGCGTCGGCGTCGCCGGCCTCGGCAATGTCGGCGCCACCCTGGTCCGCATCCTGCAGAAGGACGCCGCCGACCTCACGCGAAAGCTAGGGCGCCAGCTCGTCGTGACGGCTGTTGCCGCGCGCTCGCGATCCCGCGACCGCGGCATTGATATTTCCGGGCTCGACTGGTTCGACGATCCGGTCGCCCTCGCCAAGTCCGACGGCATCGATCTCTTCGTCGAACTGATCGGCGGCGAAGACGGCCCCGCTTTTGCTGCTGTGAAAGCTGCCCTCGAAATCGGCCGCCCCGTCGTCACTGCCAACAAGGCGCTGCTCGCCAAGCACGGCGTGACCCTTGCTCGCCTCGCCGAGGAATCCGGCGCCCAGCTCGGCTTCGAGGCCGCCGTGGCCGGCGGCATCCCCGTCATCAAGACCCTGCGCGAGGGCCTGGGTTCGGCCCGCATCGCCAAGGTCTTCGGCATCATGAACGGCACCTGCAATTACATCCTCACCCGCATGGGCAATGAGGACATCAGTTTCGCCGACTGCCTCAAGGACGCGCAGGCCCTGGGCTATGCCGAAGCCGACCCCACTTTCGACGTCGAAGGCTTCGACACCGCCCACAAGCTCTCCATTCTCGCCACGCTCTGCTTCGGCTACGAGATCGCGCCCAACGAGATCCGCGTGGAAGGCATTTCCCGCATCACCCAGCACGATATCAAGGTCGCCGCCGAACTCGGCTACAAGATCAAGCTGCTCGGCATCGCCCAGCGCACCGATCAGGGCATCGAGCAGCGCGTGCACCCCACTTTCGTGCCCAAGGGCTCGGCCATTGCCGGCGTCGATGGCGTGATGAATGCCGTGGCGCTCGAAACCGACCACGTGCACGAACTGCTGCTGGCCGGCCCCGGCGCCGGCGGCCCACCCACCGCCTCCTCGGTGCTGTCTGATATTCTCGACATCGCCCGCGGCACCCGCGTGCCGCCTCTGGGCGTACCCAGCCACGAGCTGCTGCCCTATAAACAGGCCCCCAACCGCGCGCATGATGGTGGCTATTATATCCGCCTCAATGCCAAGGATGTGCCCGGCGCCCTGGCCGCCATCTCCACCCGCATGGGCGAACGTGGCATTTCCATCGATTCCGTCATCCAGCGGTCCGATTTGGGCGCTAAAGCCGTCGCGCCGGATGGCTCGCCCACCCGCACCGTGGTGATGATCACCCAGCAGACTTTGGAATCGTCCGTGCGTGAATCGCTTGCGCAGATCGCCGCCGACGGGTTTATCGTCGGTGAACCGCAATTGATCCGGATCGAAACGCTCTGA
- the glpX gene encoding class II fructose-bisphosphatase, protein MRLSKVEGEKTPANLHRSLALELVRVTERAAIAAAEWRGKGNEQAADEAAVLAMKAELDRVAISGRIVIGEGEAGEVDNLYIGQSVGAGQGPEVDIAVDPLEGVTLCAKNQPDSIVVLAMAERGGLLNVARNVYMHKIAIGAEYAPGTVHIDWTATENVKALAKAKGVPLSEITAIVLDRPRHAALIEELRTTGVAVKLISDGDIAGVIHAVNTEDTGIDIYLGSGGAPEGVLAAAALRCIGGQMQGKLILDTPPKRDRAVAMGITDPNRIYDVTDLAAGDVLVAATGVTDGTLLEGIRLRRNAVQTSTIVMRSWSQTVRWIKAQHAR, encoded by the coding sequence ATGAGACTTTCGAAGGTCGAGGGCGAAAAAACCCCCGCCAACCTGCATCGCAGCCTGGCGCTGGAACTGGTGCGCGTCACTGAGCGCGCTGCCATCGCCGCTGCCGAATGGCGCGGCAAGGGCAATGAGCAGGCGGCCGACGAAGCCGCCGTGCTCGCCATGAAGGCCGAGCTCGACCGCGTCGCCATTTCCGGCCGCATCGTCATCGGCGAAGGCGAAGCCGGCGAGGTCGACAATCTCTATATCGGCCAATCCGTCGGCGCTGGGCAGGGGCCTGAGGTCGATATTGCCGTCGATCCGCTCGAAGGCGTCACCCTCTGCGCCAAGAACCAGCCCGATTCCATCGTCGTGCTGGCCATGGCCGAGCGCGGTGGCCTGCTCAACGTCGCCCGCAACGTCTATATGCACAAGATCGCCATCGGCGCCGAATACGCGCCCGGCACCGTCCATATCGACTGGACGGCCACCGAAAACGTCAAGGCGCTCGCCAAGGCCAAGGGCGTGCCGCTAAGCGAAATCACCGCCATCGTGCTCGATCGCCCGCGCCACGCCGCCCTCATCGAGGAGCTGCGCACCACTGGCGTCGCCGTCAAGCTCATCAGCGACGGCGACATTGCCGGCGTCATCCACGCGGTCAATACCGAGGATACCGGCATCGATATCTATCTCGGCTCCGGCGGCGCCCCCGAAGGCGTCCTCGCCGCTGCCGCTCTCCGCTGCATTGGCGGCCAGATGCAGGGCAAGCTCATCCTCGACACCCCGCCCAAGCGCGACCGCGCTGTGGCCATGGGCATTACCGACCCCAACCGCATCTACGATGTCACCGATCTGGCTGCGGGCGACGTCCTCGTCGCCGCCACCGGCGTCACCGACGGCACCTTGCTGGAAGGCATCCGCCTCCGCCGCAACGCGGTGCAAACCAGCACCATCGTCATGCGCTCCTGGAGCCAGACCGTTCGCTGGATCAAGGCGCAGCACGCACGGTAA
- the recJ gene encoding single-stranded-DNA-specific exonuclease RecJ yields the protein MLDAPRPFLDVTRSVTGRAWIDRLDAATTRTATAIAQRAGISEILARIIAARGVSLDEAATWLEPTIRGLMPDPSTLTAMDALAERLAKAISDNEAIALFGDYDVDGACSCALMARYLRHFGIEPQVHIPDRIFEGYGPNIAAMDKLIDSGATLIITLDCGTTSDGPIAHARQRGADVLVIDHHLSDHELPDATALVNPNRPDDISGLGYLCAAGVTFMVLVAVNRALRNRGDTGLPDLLKLLDLVALATICDVVPLTGLNRAFVVRGLEVARRGDNKGIAALALAARLSGPLNPYHLGFLIGPRINAGGRIGNAAMGTELLTVDDEHHALAIAARLDELNAERQRIEVEAVEEAAAVAEMEIGSGEGPPVLVLASANWHPGVAGLIAARLRERFERPTFAIALGPDGTGTGSGRSMPGVDLGRAVIEAVELGLVAKGGGHAMAAGVTIKPGQLGPFRSFLAGALSVDVTAARAATALSIDAALTARGASLDLVHDLERAGPYGSGNPGPVFAFPAHRARFAQVVGKGGHVSFTLASEDGARLKAIAFRAASTAIGDALLRDGDSAFHFAGALSIDHYQGREQVQLRLTDLARPKG from the coding sequence ATGCTCGACGCGCCGCGCCCTTTCCTTGACGTCACCCGCTCGGTCACCGGCCGCGCCTGGATCGACCGGCTCGATGCCGCCACCACCCGTACGGCCACCGCCATCGCCCAGCGCGCCGGCATCTCCGAAATCCTCGCCCGCATCATCGCCGCCCGCGGCGTGAGCCTCGATGAAGCCGCCACCTGGCTCGAGCCCACCATTCGCGGCCTCATGCCCGATCCCTCGACGCTGACCGCCATGGATGCCCTGGCCGAGCGCCTCGCCAAGGCCATATCAGACAACGAGGCCATTGCCCTCTTCGGCGATTACGATGTCGACGGCGCCTGTTCCTGCGCCCTCATGGCCAGATACCTGCGCCATTTCGGCATCGAGCCGCAGGTCCACATCCCCGACCGCATTTTCGAAGGCTATGGCCCCAATATCGCGGCCATGGACAAGCTGATCGATTCCGGTGCCACCCTCATCATCACCCTCGATTGCGGCACCACCAGCGACGGCCCCATCGCCCATGCGCGGCAGAGGGGCGCCGATGTGCTGGTCATTGACCACCACCTCAGCGACCACGAGCTCCCCGACGCCACCGCTCTGGTCAATCCCAACCGCCCCGACGATATTTCCGGCCTCGGCTATCTCTGTGCCGCCGGCGTCACCTTCATGGTGCTGGTCGCCGTCAACCGCGCCTTGCGTAACCGCGGCGACACCGGTCTGCCGGACCTGCTGAAACTGCTCGACCTCGTGGCGCTTGCCACCATCTGCGATGTCGTCCCGCTCACCGGCCTCAACCGCGCCTTCGTCGTCCGCGGCCTCGAAGTCGCCCGCCGCGGCGACAACAAGGGCATTGCCGCCCTGGCGCTCGCCGCCCGGCTCAGCGGCCCGCTCAATCCCTATCATCTCGGCTTCCTCATCGGCCCGCGCATCAATGCCGGCGGCCGCATCGGCAATGCCGCCATGGGCACTGAACTGCTGACCGTGGACGATGAACACCACGCCCTCGCCATCGCCGCCCGGCTCGACGAACTCAATGCGGAGCGCCAGCGCATCGAGGTCGAGGCTGTGGAGGAAGCCGCCGCCGTCGCCGAAATGGAAATCGGCAGCGGGGAGGGGCCGCCGGTCCTCGTCCTCGCTTCAGCCAATTGGCATCCCGGCGTTGCCGGCCTCATCGCCGCCCGCCTGCGCGAACGCTTCGAGCGCCCCACCTTCGCCATCGCCCTCGGCCCCGATGGCACGGGCACCGGCTCGGGTCGCTCCATGCCCGGCGTCGATCTCGGCCGCGCCGTCATCGAGGCGGTAGAACTCGGCCTCGTCGCCAAGGGTGGCGGCCATGCCATGGCGGCCGGCGTCACCATCAAGCCGGGCCAGCTCGGCCCGTTCCGCTCCTTCCTCGCCGGGGCGCTCTCGGTCGATGTCACCGCCGCCCGCGCCGCCACCGCGCTCTCCATCGATGCGGCACTGACAGCGCGCGGCGCCAGCCTCGATCTGGTGCATGATCTGGAGCGGGCAGGGCCTTATGGATCAGGCAATCCCGGCCCGGTCTTCGCCTTTCCCGCCCATCGCGCCCGCTTCGCCCAGGTCGTCGGCAAGGGCGGCCATGTCAGTTTCACCCTGGCCTCCGAGGATGGCGCCCGCCTCAAGGCCATCGCCTTCCGCGCCGCCAGCACGGCCATTGGCGATGCCCTGCTGCGCGATGGCGATTCGGCGTTCCACTTCGCCGGCGCGCTCTCCATCGATCACTATCAGGGCCGCGAGCAGGTGCAGCTCCGCCTTACCGATCTGGCCCGCCCCAAGGGGTGA